The following proteins are encoded in a genomic region of Planococcus lenghuensis:
- the ptsP gene encoding phosphoenolpyruvate--protein phosphotransferase → MTSILSGIAASNGIAIAKAYRLEHPELNAEKKTVTDTEKEIARLETALKQSKTELQAIKKRTAEQMSDEQAAIFEAHLLVLNDPELIGPIKDKIQSDQVNAEFALDETASTFVTMFEAMDNAYMKERAADIRDVTTRVLSHLLGVTIPNPSLVTEEVVVIADDLTPSDTVQLNPEFVKGFVTDIGGRTSHSAILARTLEIPAVTGAKTALADIANGVMVIVDGLNGEVIIDPDAETITRYETKKADFAEQRAEWAQLVNEPSVTADGHHVELAANIGNPSDVTGVLDNGGEGIGLYRTEFLYMGRDSFPTEDEQTEAYASVLKQMDGKPTVVRTLDIGGDKELSYLEMPKELNPFLGVRAIRLAFEREDLFRTQLRALLRASVHGNLKIMFPMIATLDEFRKAKALFEEERANLTAEGIEVKADIEVGIMVEIPSTAVMADTFAKEVDFFSIGTNDLIQYTLAADRMNERVSYLYQPYNPAVLRLVRNVIDAAHKEGKWAGMCGEMAGDEIAAPVLLGLGLDEFSMSASSILKIRSLLKDLSKADMEQHTETILNLATADEVEAYVKKLLGQ, encoded by the coding sequence ATGACTTCCATCCTTTCCGGAATCGCGGCGTCCAATGGAATCGCCATCGCAAAAGCGTACCGGCTGGAACATCCGGAGTTAAATGCAGAGAAAAAAACGGTAACTGACACTGAAAAAGAAATCGCCCGGCTGGAAACTGCACTGAAGCAGTCAAAGACAGAATTGCAGGCCATTAAAAAACGGACAGCGGAACAAATGAGCGATGAACAGGCTGCCATTTTCGAAGCTCATTTGCTTGTGTTGAACGATCCGGAACTGATCGGCCCGATCAAAGATAAAATCCAATCGGATCAAGTAAACGCAGAGTTCGCATTGGATGAGACCGCTTCGACATTTGTCACCATGTTCGAGGCAATGGATAACGCTTATATGAAAGAACGGGCTGCGGATATCCGGGATGTCACCACCCGGGTCTTGTCTCACCTCCTAGGCGTCACGATTCCGAATCCGAGCCTCGTGACGGAAGAAGTCGTCGTGATTGCGGATGACCTCACGCCTTCTGACACGGTCCAGCTTAATCCGGAATTCGTCAAAGGGTTCGTGACGGATATCGGTGGACGGACGTCCCATTCAGCCATTCTCGCCCGCACGCTGGAAATTCCGGCGGTCACAGGGGCAAAAACGGCTCTGGCTGATATTGCGAATGGTGTAATGGTCATTGTGGACGGACTGAACGGAGAAGTAATCATCGATCCGGATGCTGAGACCATCACCCGCTATGAAACCAAGAAAGCGGATTTCGCTGAACAGCGAGCCGAATGGGCACAGCTTGTGAATGAACCATCCGTAACAGCGGACGGCCATCATGTGGAACTTGCCGCAAATATCGGGAATCCTTCAGATGTCACCGGCGTACTCGACAATGGCGGTGAAGGAATCGGGCTGTACCGGACAGAGTTCCTGTACATGGGCCGCGATTCCTTCCCGACTGAAGATGAGCAGACAGAAGCCTATGCATCTGTCCTGAAACAGATGGACGGCAAACCGACCGTTGTCCGCACGTTGGATATCGGCGGTGATAAGGAATTGTCTTACCTCGAAATGCCAAAAGAACTCAACCCGTTCCTCGGTGTCCGGGCAATCCGCCTGGCGTTCGAACGCGAGGACTTGTTCCGCACGCAATTGCGCGCATTGCTCCGGGCGAGCGTTCATGGGAACTTGAAAATTATGTTCCCGATGATCGCGACGCTGGATGAATTCCGGAAAGCCAAAGCGCTGTTTGAGGAAGAACGGGCAAATCTGACGGCTGAAGGCATTGAAGTGAAAGCGGATATTGAAGTCGGCATCATGGTCGAGATCCCTTCCACCGCTGTCATGGCGGATACGTTCGCCAAAGAAGTGGATTTCTTCTCGATCGGTACGAATGACTTGATTCAATACACGCTCGCTGCCGACCGCATGAACGAACGGGTATCGTATTTGTATCAGCCGTATAACCCGGCTGTACTGCGTCTCGTACGGAATGTCATTGATGCGGCGCATAAAGAAGGCAAATGGGCCGGCATGTGCGGCGAAATGGCCGGCGATGAAATCGCGGCTCCTGTCCTTCTTGGACTTGGACTCGACGAATTCTCCATGAGTGCTTCGTCCATTTTGAAGATCCGTTCCTTGCTGAAAGACCTGTCGAAAGCAGACATGGAACAGCATACGGAAACAATCCTGAACTTGGCAACGGCTGATGAAGTCGAAGCCTATGTGAAGAAATTGCTTGGACAATAA
- a CDS encoding anthranilate synthase component II, producing MIAIIDHYDSFTYNLVHLFEQLDPDIRVLQHDRLLPENLHSPQPKLIVLSPGPGAPADSKAARKVLDTFSGIVPILGVCLGHQAIVDYYGGRITAGKAPVHGKVSAVHHDGQGLFAGVPNPTDAVRYHSLTAEEAALPDVLQVTARSEDGVIMGVRHRTDPVWGIQFHPESILTAAGPQLLSNSVREAEDWLESKAGGGCLDANSVFAL from the coding sequence TTGATTGCGATCATCGATCATTATGATTCTTTTACATATAACCTGGTCCATTTGTTTGAACAGCTGGATCCGGATATCCGGGTGCTTCAGCATGACCGGCTGCTGCCTGAAAATCTCCATTCTCCTCAGCCGAAACTAATTGTCCTGTCGCCCGGACCTGGTGCACCGGCGGATTCAAAAGCGGCACGCAAGGTGCTGGATACGTTCAGTGGCATAGTCCCGATTCTGGGTGTCTGCCTTGGTCATCAGGCAATCGTCGACTACTATGGCGGCCGGATCACTGCGGGGAAAGCACCGGTTCACGGCAAAGTATCCGCTGTGCATCATGACGGGCAGGGCCTGTTCGCCGGCGTGCCGAATCCCACAGATGCAGTCCGGTATCATTCGCTGACGGCGGAGGAAGCGGCATTGCCTGACGTTCTGCAGGTGACCGCCCGTTCAGAAGACGGGGTGATTATGGGAGTCCGCCACCGCACAGACCCGGTTTGGGGCATCCAGTTTCACCCTGAATCCATTTTGACCGCAGCCGGTCCGCAACTGCTTTCCAATAGCGTGCGGGAAGCGGAAGACTGGCTCGAATCCAAAGCGGGAGGAGGGTGCCTGGATGCGAACTCCGTATTTGCGCTTTGA
- a CDS encoding PTS fructose transporter subunit IIABC: MRITNLLTEDTIVLDLQSTTKADVLSELAGQLDSAGKLNDRKAFTKAIMAREEQSTTGIGDGIAIPHAKTAAVREPAIAFGRSVEGVEYEALDGKPSQLFFMIAASEGAANDHLEALSRLATFLMDEKFRVRILEADTKEEVLQAVSDKEDAEYGDEFNEHDDIIPNIDHSTADMPADEIAKEVKLLAVTACPTGIAHTYMAAEKLRERAKERGISIKVETNGSSGVKNRLTAAEIEEADAIIVSADTKVEMARFNGKKVIQTKVGKAIHDTDALLDQAIGEAVPTYRHDSKDRGDTEEASEAFGGFYKHLMNGVSNMLPFVVGGGILIAISFFWGIEATDPTSEEYNRFAAMLSEIGGARAFFLMVPVLAGFIASSIAERPGFAPGAIGGLIAITVTGVDEVSGGSGFLGGLIAGFLAGYVTLGVKKVFSYVPEWLEGLKPVLFYPVFSIAITGIVMMLINPPLTQLYVGVSSFLEGLGGTNQVIVGLILGAMMAIDMGGPINKAAYTFGIAMLSAENYTFIAAIMAAGMVPPLGLALATTLFKNKFTRQEREAGKTSYVLGACFITESAIPFAAADPARVIPSVVAGAAVAGGLSMLFDISLRAPHGGVFVIGLVEEGSIIGILLYILAIVAGAVVAALLVGFLKKKNPQMA, translated from the coding sequence ATGAGAATCACAAATTTATTGACTGAAGATACAATTGTCCTGGATCTGCAGTCAACGACCAAAGCGGATGTGCTCAGTGAGCTCGCGGGCCAACTGGACAGCGCTGGTAAGCTGAATGACCGCAAGGCGTTTACAAAAGCGATTATGGCCCGTGAAGAACAGAGCACGACCGGAATCGGTGACGGGATTGCCATTCCACATGCGAAAACGGCAGCAGTCAGAGAACCGGCCATCGCTTTCGGGCGTTCGGTTGAAGGTGTCGAGTATGAAGCACTTGATGGCAAGCCATCTCAATTGTTCTTCATGATCGCGGCGAGCGAAGGTGCGGCAAACGATCACTTGGAGGCATTGTCGCGGTTGGCGACTTTCCTGATGGATGAGAAATTCCGTGTCCGGATTTTGGAAGCGGACACGAAAGAAGAAGTGCTGCAGGCTGTATCCGATAAGGAAGATGCGGAATACGGCGATGAATTCAACGAGCATGATGACATTATTCCAAACATTGACCACAGCACAGCGGATATGCCGGCGGATGAAATTGCCAAAGAAGTAAAGCTTCTCGCGGTTACGGCTTGCCCGACCGGTATTGCCCATACGTATATGGCGGCTGAAAAGCTGCGGGAACGGGCGAAAGAACGCGGCATTTCGATCAAAGTGGAAACAAACGGCTCGAGCGGCGTCAAAAACCGCCTGACTGCAGCAGAAATCGAAGAAGCGGATGCCATCATCGTATCAGCGGATACGAAAGTTGAAATGGCCCGTTTCAATGGCAAAAAAGTGATTCAGACCAAAGTCGGAAAAGCAATCCATGATACAGATGCACTCCTTGATCAGGCGATCGGGGAAGCGGTGCCGACGTACCGCCACGATTCGAAAGACCGCGGTGATACAGAAGAAGCTTCAGAAGCATTCGGTGGATTCTATAAGCATTTAATGAACGGTGTATCCAATATGCTGCCATTCGTCGTGGGTGGCGGGATTCTCATTGCGATTTCATTTTTCTGGGGTATAGAAGCGACCGACCCGACGAGTGAAGAATATAACCGTTTTGCAGCCATGCTAAGTGAAATCGGCGGCGCCCGGGCGTTCTTCCTGATGGTACCGGTACTTGCAGGTTTCATCGCTTCCAGTATTGCTGAACGGCCCGGTTTTGCACCAGGGGCGATCGGCGGACTCATTGCCATTACAGTAACAGGCGTTGATGAAGTTAGTGGCGGTTCCGGATTCCTTGGCGGTTTGATCGCCGGTTTCCTCGCCGGTTATGTAACACTTGGCGTAAAGAAAGTCTTCTCGTATGTACCGGAATGGCTTGAGGGGCTGAAGCCGGTCCTGTTTTATCCGGTCTTCAGTATTGCGATCACCGGCATTGTCATGATGCTGATCAACCCGCCGCTTACCCAGCTTTATGTCGGCGTCTCCTCTTTCCTTGAAGGACTGGGTGGTACGAACCAAGTGATCGTCGGCTTGATTTTAGGCGCCATGATGGCGATCGATATGGGTGGTCCGATCAATAAAGCGGCATACACATTCGGCATCGCGATGCTGAGTGCAGAGAACTACACATTCATCGCAGCGATCATGGCAGCCGGTATGGTGCCGCCGCTTGGTCTCGCACTGGCGACAACGCTGTTTAAAAATAAATTTACACGCCAGGAGCGGGAAGCCGGAAAGACATCGTATGTTCTCGGTGCCTGCTTCATCACGGAAAGTGCCATTCCGTTTGCAGCAGCCGACCCCGCCCGGGTTATTCCATCGGTCGTTGCCGGTGCAGCGGTTGCCGGCGGTCTGTCGATGCTGTTTGATATCAGTCTGCGCGCACCGCACGGCGGCGTGTTCGTCATTGGGCTCGTGGAAGAAGGCAGCATCATCGGAATTCTGCTGTATATCCTGGCAATTGTTGCCGGTGCAGTCGTCGCCGCATTGCTTGTCGGATTCCTGAAAAAGAAAAATCCGCAAATGGCGTAA
- a CDS encoding amidohydrolase, with translation MTIIKNVKLYRPGEGDSPNERHHIIFKDGIIEQITQGDPPADLENVIDGSGFTLAPSFNDSHLHLLRFGLMKDELDLRNVASWKEMQEIIRKKYNQEKMKHGEWMVGRGMMDDTFDDIDRLIDARDLDGLVSEQPMFILHDDGHECIVNTKALNLVKEKIDLTRFPEEFVETDKNGELLGRFKDTAVHLIHVLFRQKSKEKVKEAVASAVPHLLENGITSVHTDDLNYAGSYETLWAAYTELEQEGRLPVDVHLHHYIFNIGDLKGFLENWDMRTGDGTERVKVGAIKIFLDGTQRLHTCALREPYSDRPETRGVLNYPSQDLKDIVKLAAEHDMQVAMHAIGDRAVDEALDAIEFAGEHKLRHRIIHAQVLAPDQFERLEQIKPYLEIQPGFMMKEYKETRKWVGREREKYCNAWGSVDKRKIPFTTSSDCPIGPLSPIIELFAGVNRTDLEGKPEGRWMPDEKVKIDSLYHGYTVTPAELEFQEDRKGKLAPGYFADFVLLSTHPAEISEFEIQDLEVIETWSRGRRAYMQDSKHQNTPQN, from the coding sequence ATGACGATTATAAAAAACGTTAAATTATACCGGCCCGGAGAAGGGGATAGTCCGAACGAACGGCACCACATCATCTTTAAAGATGGAATCATCGAACAAATCACACAAGGTGATCCACCGGCGGATCTTGAAAACGTGATTGATGGATCCGGCTTCACCCTCGCCCCCTCATTCAATGACAGCCACCTGCATTTATTGCGTTTTGGCCTCATGAAAGATGAATTGGACCTTCGGAACGTAGCCAGCTGGAAAGAGATGCAGGAAATCATCCGTAAGAAATATAATCAGGAAAAAATGAAACACGGCGAATGGATGGTCGGCCGGGGAATGATGGACGATACATTCGATGATATCGACCGGCTGATCGATGCCCGGGATCTGGACGGACTCGTTTCAGAACAGCCGATGTTCATCCTGCACGATGATGGACACGAATGCATTGTGAACACGAAAGCGCTTAACCTCGTCAAGGAAAAAATCGACTTGACGCGATTTCCGGAAGAATTCGTAGAGACAGACAAAAACGGCGAGTTACTCGGCCGCTTCAAAGATACTGCTGTCCATTTAATCCATGTGCTGTTCCGGCAGAAATCGAAAGAAAAAGTAAAAGAAGCGGTAGCAAGCGCTGTGCCGCACTTGCTTGAAAATGGCATCACCTCTGTCCACACCGATGACCTGAATTATGCCGGTTCCTATGAAACGCTGTGGGCGGCCTATACGGAACTTGAACAGGAGGGCAGATTGCCGGTTGATGTGCACCTGCATCATTATATTTTTAACATTGGCGATTTAAAGGGTTTTCTGGAAAACTGGGACATGCGCACGGGAGATGGTACGGAACGGGTAAAAGTCGGTGCGATTAAAATTTTCCTTGACGGGACGCAGCGGCTCCATACATGTGCGCTCCGGGAACCGTATTCAGACCGGCCGGAGACGCGCGGTGTGCTGAATTATCCCTCCCAGGATTTGAAGGATATCGTTAAACTGGCGGCTGAACACGATATGCAGGTGGCGATGCACGCCATTGGTGACCGGGCAGTGGATGAAGCGCTGGATGCGATTGAGTTCGCCGGTGAACATAAGTTGCGGCACCGGATCATTCATGCGCAGGTGTTGGCGCCGGATCAGTTTGAGCGCCTGGAACAAATTAAACCGTATTTGGAAATTCAGCCCGGCTTCATGATGAAAGAGTATAAAGAGACGCGCAAATGGGTCGGACGCGAACGGGAAAAGTACTGTAATGCCTGGGGCTCAGTCGATAAACGCAAAATTCCGTTCACCACAAGTTCTGACTGTCCCATCGGCCCGCTCTCGCCCATCATTGAACTATTTGCCGGCGTTAATCGGACAGATTTGGAAGGAAAGCCGGAAGGCCGCTGGATGCCGGATGAGAAAGTGAAAATCGATTCACTGTATCATGGCTATACCGTCACTCCTGCAGAACTTGAATTCCAGGAAGACCGGAAAGGAAAGCTTGCGCCCGGCTACTTTGCCGATTTTGTCTTGCTGTCCACGCATCCGGCTGAAATCAGCGAATTTGAGATACAAGACCTGGAAGTGATAGAAACATGGTCCCGCGGCCGCCGTGCCTATATGCAGGACAGCAAGCACCAAAACACTCCACAGAATTAG
- a CDS encoding phosphocarrier protein HPr, whose product MVEKQYKIAGEEGLHARPASVLVGAASSFQSDVSLQHKEKKVNLKSILGVMSLGIKSGETVTISADGADEQEAIDRIDEVVKSEGIGTE is encoded by the coding sequence ATGGTAGAAAAGCAGTATAAGATTGCAGGAGAAGAAGGATTACACGCTCGCCCAGCAAGTGTACTTGTTGGCGCAGCCAGTTCATTTCAGTCAGATGTTTCGCTGCAGCACAAAGAAAAGAAAGTGAACCTGAAATCGATCCTCGGCGTCATGTCTCTCGGTATCAAATCCGGTGAAACGGTTACCATCTCTGCAGATGGTGCAGATGAACAGGAAGCAATCGACCGGATTGACGAAGTTGTGAAATCAGAAGGAATTGGCACCGAATGA
- a CDS encoding serine/threonine protein kinase, protein MEQEWKQAALQLSDIAISANPNNEPVTISGIPAEMRCVGVGTDAAVFQSLAAPDVVFKVYAKEKQAKVETEKAVYEQLGKSRYFPVFHAAADNYIVISYEEGITLFDCLLQGVYVPEQAIQDVEDAREFVRGRGLNPRDIHLKNILLQNGRAKIIDVSEYVLPGNDFRWEHLKRAYEEYYHLFESRPVPYWLLETIRKWYNQWNKATDTYDEFMKNVYRYTTFRK, encoded by the coding sequence ATGGAACAGGAATGGAAACAAGCAGCGCTGCAATTATCGGACATTGCCATTTCCGCAAATCCGAATAATGAGCCTGTTACAATATCGGGAATTCCAGCAGAAATGCGGTGTGTGGGAGTGGGGACGGATGCAGCCGTCTTCCAGTCTCTTGCCGCACCTGACGTTGTATTCAAAGTGTATGCAAAAGAAAAGCAAGCTAAAGTGGAAACGGAAAAAGCGGTGTATGAACAGCTGGGTAAGTCGCGTTATTTTCCTGTTTTTCATGCAGCGGCCGACAATTATATCGTAATCAGTTATGAGGAAGGCATCACGTTATTCGATTGCCTTCTGCAGGGCGTATATGTGCCCGAACAGGCGATCCAGGACGTCGAGGACGCCCGGGAATTCGTGCGTGGACGGGGACTGAACCCGCGGGATATCCATTTGAAAAACATCTTACTGCAAAATGGACGGGCAAAAATCATTGACGTATCAGAGTACGTATTGCCCGGCAACGATTTCCGTTGGGAGCATCTGAAGAGAGCCTACGAGGAATATTATCATTTGTTCGAGAGCCGACCGGTGCCGTATTGGCTGCTGGAAACAATCCGGAAATGGTACAACCAATGGAATAAGGCGACAGATACTTATGATGAGTTCATGAAAAACGTTTACCGGTATACGACTTTTCGGAAGTGA
- the pabB gene encoding aminodeoxychorismate synthase component I: MRTPYLRFDFRNPEDGSRPLEFTNPLRVLTAGNLAEVRGVFDAVEQALAGGHTVAGFVSYEAAPAFRPELKAHDGKGFPLVWFAVFEAPAVLETTDFSEDGIYRVSDWQMTSSEQDYTDAVHSIRQAIKQGTTYQVNYTERLTAAFEGDDRAFYNQLLRNQQADYSAYLDTGRYRILSASPELFFRVADGRITAKPMKGTAPRGRTTAEDDRQAANLRASQKEQAENLMIVDLLRNDISRLARPGTVQVSALFETETYPTVHQLTSTVEAVIRPELSVFDWFAALFPCGSITGAPKASTMRHINTLEQTPRNVYCGAIGYITPEKQAVFNVPIRTVLIDSATGMATYGVGGGITWDSTPEGEYAELAAKARLLTERRPAFELLESLLLDDGKYPHLTRHLARLADSARYFRFSPPAVRAVTCLEELAEQFPAGVYKVRLLCNKEGECRAEAVPLGGLPVPVRCVLARTPVDSANPFLYHKTTNRTIYDEQMAQADTAAFSVLLWNERNELTEFTIGNIVIERDGRLLTPPVDSGLLPGVFRQQLLDTKEIEENVLHIEDLAAADRIWLINSVRGWVPAEVHLMEEGD, from the coding sequence ATGCGAACTCCGTATTTGCGCTTTGATTTCCGAAATCCGGAAGATGGCAGCCGGCCGCTCGAATTCACCAACCCGCTTCGGGTACTGACTGCCGGGAACTTGGCTGAAGTTCGCGGCGTGTTTGATGCTGTCGAACAGGCACTTGCGGGCGGCCATACTGTCGCCGGGTTCGTGTCGTATGAAGCGGCGCCCGCTTTCCGTCCTGAGCTGAAGGCGCATGACGGAAAGGGGTTTCCTCTCGTGTGGTTCGCCGTATTTGAAGCGCCGGCCGTTCTGGAGACCACAGATTTCAGCGAGGATGGCATTTACCGCGTTTCCGACTGGCAGATGACATCTTCTGAACAGGACTATACGGATGCAGTCCACAGCATCCGGCAGGCCATCAAACAAGGGACGACTTACCAGGTTAATTACACGGAACGGCTGACAGCGGCATTCGAAGGAGACGATCGGGCATTTTATAATCAGCTGCTCCGCAATCAGCAGGCGGATTACAGCGCGTACCTCGATACCGGTCGCTACCGCATCCTGTCTGCATCCCCGGAATTGTTTTTTCGGGTGGCAGATGGGCGGATCACCGCCAAACCGATGAAAGGCACAGCCCCGCGCGGCCGCACGACTGCGGAAGACGACCGGCAGGCGGCAAATTTGCGCGCTTCACAGAAGGAGCAGGCGGAAAACTTAATGATTGTTGACTTGCTGCGCAACGATATCAGCCGCCTGGCGCGGCCCGGCACAGTCCAAGTTTCAGCGCTGTTTGAAACTGAAACCTATCCAACAGTTCATCAGCTGACCTCAACGGTCGAAGCGGTCATCCGTCCAGAGCTGTCGGTGTTCGACTGGTTCGCTGCCCTTTTTCCATGCGGATCGATCACCGGTGCTCCAAAAGCAAGTACAATGCGCCATATCAATACGCTTGAACAGACGCCGCGCAATGTGTACTGCGGGGCGATCGGCTACATCACCCCGGAAAAACAGGCAGTCTTCAATGTGCCGATTCGCACGGTGCTGATCGATTCGGCCACCGGCATGGCCACGTATGGAGTCGGCGGCGGGATTACATGGGACTCGACACCGGAAGGGGAGTATGCGGAACTCGCGGCCAAGGCTCGGCTGCTGACAGAGCGGCGGCCGGCGTTTGAATTGCTGGAATCCCTGCTGCTCGATGACGGAAAGTATCCGCATCTCACAAGGCATTTAGCCCGGCTCGCAGATTCCGCCCGCTACTTCCGGTTTTCACCGCCTGCTGTACGCGCTGTTACTTGTCTTGAAGAACTGGCAGAACAATTCCCGGCTGGTGTCTATAAAGTCCGGTTGCTGTGCAATAAAGAAGGCGAGTGCCGGGCGGAAGCTGTCCCGCTCGGCGGACTGCCGGTGCCCGTCCGCTGTGTTCTCGCGCGGACGCCGGTTGATTCGGCGAATCCGTTTCTTTATCATAAGACGACAAACCGTACAATTTATGATGAACAGATGGCCCAGGCGGACACCGCTGCTTTTTCGGTACTTCTGTGGAATGAACGAAACGAATTGACCGAATTCACCATCGGCAATATCGTCATCGAGCGGGATGGCAGATTGCTGACGCCGCCAGTGGATTCGGGGTTACTACCGGGGGTGTTCCGGCAGCAGCTGCTGGACACGAAAGAAATCGAGGAAAACGTATTGCATATAGAGGACCTGGCGGCAGCTGACCGGATTTGGCTCATTAACAGCGTCCGGGGCTGGGTGCCGGCTGAAGTGCATCTTATGGAAGAGGGAGACTGA
- a CDS encoding DeoR/GlpR family DNA-binding transcription regulator has product MLTQQRHEVILKLLHEKQTATIQEIADLTLASESTIRRDLTELEKQQKLERVHGGAVLADQQLEEPSVLDKSAKNLQEKIQLAKTAAELIEEGDYIYLDAGTTIIQMIPFLKDRDIQVVTNGLTHVQPLMEYGITTYLTGGLMKARTGALVGVQALNSLQAYQFDKCFLGVNGFHEMAGYTTPDPEEAAMKRLAAAQAQETYVLADYTKYGKVTFSKVIDLHEAGLITAGLPDEVMTALGQQTTIKGGMS; this is encoded by the coding sequence ATGTTAACACAACAACGGCACGAGGTAATTCTCAAGTTATTACATGAAAAGCAAACCGCTACAATTCAGGAAATTGCAGATTTGACGCTTGCTTCTGAATCGACCATCCGCCGGGATCTTACGGAACTTGAAAAACAGCAGAAGTTGGAACGCGTGCATGGAGGGGCTGTTTTGGCGGATCAGCAGCTGGAAGAACCAAGCGTTTTGGATAAATCAGCCAAAAACCTTCAAGAAAAAATACAATTGGCAAAAACTGCTGCCGAACTTATTGAAGAAGGTGATTATATTTATTTGGATGCGGGCACGACGATCATCCAAATGATCCCTTTTTTAAAAGACAGGGACATCCAAGTTGTGACGAATGGACTGACACATGTGCAGCCTCTTATGGAATACGGCATCACTACTTACCTTACAGGCGGACTGATGAAAGCGAGGACCGGGGCGCTGGTCGGCGTACAGGCGCTCAATTCGCTTCAGGCTTACCAATTCGATAAATGTTTTCTCGGCGTTAACGGCTTTCATGAAATGGCCGGTTATACGACACCGGATCCTGAAGAAGCAGCCATGAAACGCCTTGCAGCTGCCCAAGCACAGGAAACATATGTGCTTGCTGATTACACGAAGTATGGGAAAGTTACATTTTCCAAGGTGATTGATCTGCACGAGGCGGGATTGATCACAGCGGGGCTTCCTGATGAGGTGATGACAGCCCTGGGACAACAGACAACGATAAAGGGGGGTATGAGTTGA
- the pfkB gene encoding 1-phosphofructokinase: protein MIYTCTFSPSIDYTTYLPVFSPGGLNRTEDVRYYPGGKGINVSRVLKRLGTDTVALGFTGGFTGQYIEQFLKQEGIRTDFIPVDGITRINVKIKAEAETELNGPAPELNAAQLKALADKLAHFSRGDWFVLAGSLPKQVPDGYFQQLAGMCRERGIHFVLDTSGPLLRELAAYQPFLIKPNAEELGELFGADITSQAAAVRYARRLVELGIRHVVVSLGGKGAIYVSKDIAAVAEVPKGKVINTVGAGDSLVSGFIAAWEAGAEPLEAFRNGVASGSATAFQSDLCRKQDVEALREQVTIKPFQEQDVNL, encoded by the coding sequence TTGATCTACACGTGTACATTTTCGCCATCGATCGATTATACAACTTACCTGCCGGTGTTTTCCCCGGGCGGTCTGAACCGAACGGAAGATGTCCGGTATTACCCGGGAGGCAAAGGCATTAACGTATCCCGGGTATTGAAGCGGCTTGGAACAGACACGGTTGCGCTCGGCTTCACCGGCGGTTTCACCGGGCAGTACATCGAACAGTTTCTGAAACAGGAAGGAATTCGAACGGATTTCATTCCAGTAGATGGCATCACCCGGATTAATGTGAAAATCAAAGCGGAAGCCGAGACGGAATTGAACGGCCCTGCGCCTGAATTAAATGCAGCGCAATTGAAAGCGCTTGCCGATAAGCTTGCGCATTTTTCCCGCGGTGACTGGTTCGTACTGGCCGGCAGCCTGCCGAAGCAGGTTCCGGATGGCTATTTTCAGCAGCTCGCGGGAATGTGCCGGGAACGGGGCATTCACTTCGTCCTGGATACATCCGGCCCGCTTTTGCGGGAACTCGCTGCTTATCAGCCGTTTCTGATAAAACCGAATGCGGAGGAACTCGGGGAATTGTTTGGAGCGGATATAACTTCGCAAGCCGCTGCTGTCCGGTATGCCCGCCGGCTGGTTGAATTAGGAATCCGGCATGTTGTCGTATCACTCGGCGGCAAGGGCGCCATTTACGTTTCCAAGGACATAGCAGCTGTCGCTGAAGTGCCAAAAGGGAAAGTTATCAATACAGTCGGAGCCGGTGATTCACTGGTTTCCGGATTCATTGCGGCATGGGAAGCCGGTGCGGAGCCGCTCGAGGCATTCCGCAACGGTGTGGCAAGCGGCAGTGCGACTGCGTTCCAATCAGATTTATGCCGGAAACAGGATGTTGAAGCCCTTCGTGAACAAGTCACCATCAAACCATTCCAAGAACAGGATGTGAATTTATGA